GCTGAAACTTATGACTTACTGTAACTCACGgagaaaataataatcaaatttaacttaatttcaagtttaattggaATTCAATACAAAAGATTTAgcttaaattgtatatttaaaaagtcACAATTTTTACCGATTGAGTCATAGTTCGATTGATATGGGCATTGTTGCCtgttagaggtgatcatgggttgggctacctTACCCGGCCCAATAGCCTGTCCGAAAAATGAGAGGGTTctggtaaaaatataagccctaaatatgagtttgggcaaaaaaataaagcccgttttgaaaaaaatgaggtccattttctaaacgggccagACATTGATAAAAGCTTTTTGGCTCGGGCCCGACCCGAcctgaattatatattaaatatatatttttatttttaatcctgTCTGGCATAGATAGGTTGAGCTATATTTAAGgaattatcaaatatatatttaatcaaatatattaaaaagatatattatatattaaatatatatttaatatgggtTGGGCCGGGCCAGTCTCGGGCTTAGTAATTTTCTTTCGGATTGGGCTTAGACAAATTTTTAggctcatatttcgggccgagCCAAGCCCGAGCCTAGAAagtgggcctaaaattttgtctaggtCCGGCTCGAACCCGACCCATGATCATCTATATTGCTAGTACGAGGATATAGGTTTCAGTGTGCTGAACCGTATTGTCAttctatttttaagttggggagGGACTATGAGTATTTTTAGacgttatataaaaaaaacagatatgatcaaaattcataataaatttattaaaggaaaattttaagtatttacaaTCTAATTTCAAAGGGCAAATAAAACACACAGGatgaatttttcttaaattctgACCCATACccaataattttacattcatttcaaaaagaCCCAAATTATTAACTTCACAAAATATACATTTCcatattaccaaaaaaaaaaaacagagcaaaattttaacaagaaaaatgaaaatatctaatcATACTTTTCTCTCCAAGAGTAAACCAAAAAGGAAACCCAAGAAAGAGCCAATAAAATATCGCCAATCGTTTGCCTAATACAATCCCAAGCCAAATCCTCCACTCTGGTCTCGAACCAAAACCTCCACACGGCCATGAAAACGTGCAAGAAGGTGCAGCCGGCGGCGAAGAAGGACTGGAAATCGGTGTCTTCAACGAAGGAGACCATGAAGAGCAAGAAGCCGATGGTGAACAAGAGCAGGCCGGAGAACGAATCGGAGGTCCGGATCAGGAGTTGGTCGTGTGGGGTGGAGCCGAGGAGCTTGGTGGCAGTTTCGATCCCGTGCGTGAAGGTGTAGATTTCTTTCATACGGAACATCATGAAGGCGCCGCTTGATATGGCGATGGCCGAGTGGAGGAGACAGATCAGCATGAAGCACGACGACGGCGGTGATGACGAAGGCGATGGTGACGATGTTCTCGTTGCCATTTTCGTGGGTTTTTTTCCTGAATTCGACCGGATGGACGGTTGTAATTTTGTTAAGGATTTCTTAAAATAGGCATGGTTGTAGTGGAATAGGACACTGACTCTTCGAGTTTATTTCAGGAAGCAAAGACTAAACGAAGAAGAGGTAGAGAAAAAAGGATTTTCGCTAGTTTTATCGGTGATTTCTTTTAGGATTAATTGTtgttttagtccctatactatattaaaattttagatttatccaTTCTactttaatttatgtaatttgatatctgtatttttataatgttattagtaaacctaaattaataacatattttatatatttccttaaattaataatatatttagctgttaccattaaattaataacatattaaaaaaaaactcaaaacatTCAACTAACatgtaaatttatcattaatagaatattatttatattttcatgtaatCTTAACTCTGTGACcaatttagttatatttttatggacCTTAAACATTCAACTAACATTTTTATGAATACGGATATGCTAgtgatattataaaaatagagggATCAAATtctactaaattaaaatttaaatgattaaattttaaattttaaatataatagagggactaaaactGAATTAgacaatttattttactaattttgtgAAAGATTCTGCCGAGTTGGGTTTAAAGGAAGATAAGGATCTGGTGGGACCCAATTTCTGGGACATTAAATAATCCTCTTGTCTTTTGCTACAACCACGTGCCGGAATCTAATTAGTGCCGACAGGTACGTTTCCGTATGACTGtgaaaataaaatcctaaaatttcaaccaaaaaattttgattctaaattctaaattttagattttttattttattaaaataaaattaataaattctttttcaCCGTGGTATTAAAATATGAAGgtgaaaatttttgttgaataAGTTTTACTTTCGGTCTCAAAATTGGGATTGAAAGTAAAAtgttattaagattaattaatttgtgtattaagattttcttttgttgattgAAAAATTGGTCGatgatttcattttaaaaaattgaaattttaaattggttaaataaaaagtgagtatttcaaattaatcaaaaaaaactctaattttTTGGAATGAAATGACCGATAAATTTTTCAATCAAGAAAAGCAAACACATAATATCCAAATTGATTAATCTTAATAATCCTAAACTCTTGCTTTCTATtgcatttttttctcaaaaaaattctaaaagtaaaaattatccaaaaattttCACCCTAAAACTTCAATTACAcgatgaaaaaaaagagaaaatttgagtgttgttgattttattttaatatggcaAGATAAATACAAATCTAAGGTTTAAAACCATTTATTTTGATCTAATGGTTAAGATTAAAATTCTCGCTATAATTGTCGCATATTAATTATATAGCTTTGTCATGCAAAATATGctaaaaaattagggtttaggatttaagctTCTAATATTAATAGTTTTCTAATTAGCATAACCTTTCagtttacaattttttttcttctcttccaaAATCATTTGTTAAAAGTAATGTTATTGAAATCAGATCGAATTGGTGGATATATCGGTTTGGATAAAGGGTTTGAATTTGCTTTTGAGCAAATGATTTAGGGtcgataaaaataaaaaattaagataaaaactgACAGTTGAAtcgatttatattttttattttttaattatttagttaattatcaTTGAATCGAGGATCAAGCCAATTAAACCAAGAAGTGATAGTCTGATTGGTTtgactagacctgtccatgggctggGTCGGGCCTGGAAAAAATTTTCGGCCTgcctcctaggcccgggcccggcccggcccaaccTGAAATATGGgactaaaattttgcccaggcccggctcGGGAAAAACatcataagcccgagcccgacccggcctggcccggcccatttttaaaataaacattaaaaaattattttaaaaataaaaaaataaaaaaaattattttaaaagtattttaaaatttaaaaataaaaataaaaataaaaaatatatatttattatattcgggccgggcccgggccaaaaaatgGTGCCGAGGctcggcccgttttttaaacgggcctcgtttttttgcccaagctcatatttcgggcctatatttttacccgaaccctcccatattttgggcgggcCTAAGTTTGACCATCGATGAGGTTTTTTAAACATTggttaaaatctaaaaatcatAAAGTCATGTACTTATTATGATAGCTTAAATAATTGTAATATCACActagataattaaatatttatttcaattcaaattgaattgatttattaGATTCAGCTTGACTCAGTTTCTGTTTCATTCAACTCGAgtcatcaaaatttcaaatcaagttcAGTTTGTCAAACTACAATTCAACTTAagtaacttgattttttttcactcaatgtAACTCAGCTTGATTTGATAACTCGTCGTAGATAAACGAAGGGCAATCCCTCAACAAAGATCCAACTCCAtactaattatgaattttagcaatagaaatagattaaatttttaataaagggCCAGTTTAACGTTTGATCTAACCTGTAGTGattattttactcttttttaaataaaataaataaaatataatttaactccTCCTAATACAAGGACTTTCGTGATATTTTTACGCTAAGACATTTGCCCTATTGTAACCTCCATTATTGTTGAGTCAATAACTCTAACACCAATGAAGAAAAAAGCTGCAAATCTAAAGATATAATTATCTCTTtcatatttatggatttgactTTCCACATAAACAAATTTGAACGAAATTTGACTACTACGAAGGAGCTCGCGACAGTAGCATCATGAGATCAAGAGGGGAAGAATGTCACCCCATAACTCTCTATACAAGTAGGAAAGGTGCATTAATTGCATGTTGGGAAGGAAATGGAAAATCTTTGGATGCACATCCAATTAAGCACTCGATCATATTAAAGACAAAAGAGTTTGCGCATGATAACACTCCCAACACATCCAATCAAGCTAGCTAAGTTGACAAATGCTTTCTTAA
This genomic window from Gossypium raimondii isolate GPD5lz chromosome 10, ASM2569854v1, whole genome shotgun sequence contains:
- the LOC105778236 gene encoding uncharacterized protein LOC105778236; protein product: MATRTSSPSPSSSPPSSCFMLICLLHSAIAISSGAFMMFRMKEIYTFTHGIETATKLLGSTPHDQLLIRTSDSFSGLLLFTIGFLLFMVSFVEDTDFQSFFAAGCTFLHVFMAVWRFWFETRVEDLAWDCIRQTIGDILLALSWVSFLVYSWREKYD